The stretch of DNA CATGCGCGGTAAAGTTCGCTATCTGGGCTATGCCGATGAGACCACGCCCGAGCCGGAAACAGAACTGATAATTGAAGCCGGCCACTTCGGCGTTTTCCCGCCGGAGAAATGGCACCACCTCGAACTGATAACCGAGGATGCGGTATTCAACATCGACTTTTTTGTGGCCCCGGAAGTTCTCCGTTCACTGTAGCGACAGAAGGAATCTTATTATGCTGACCATCCCCCAAACGTATCTGCATACCCGTGCAACGCCGTTCTGGACCAAAGAGACGGCACCTGCCGCGCTGTT from Cedecea neteri encodes:
- a CDS encoding DUF1971 domain-containing protein; translation: MLPIPANCIHTRSSPFWDKESAPAGLFQRHLDKGTRQGVYPRLTVMRGKVRYLGYADETTPEPETELIIEAGHFGVFPPEKWHHLELITEDAVFNIDFFVAPEVLRSL